The Prionailurus bengalensis isolate Pbe53 chromosome A3, Fcat_Pben_1.1_paternal_pri, whole genome shotgun sequence genome includes a window with the following:
- the ITPRIPL1 gene encoding inositol 1,4,5-trisphosphate receptor-interacting protein-like 1 isoform X2, with protein MAVISLLFLAVMYVVHHPLMVSDRMDLDTLARSRQLEKRMSEEMRQLELEFEERKRAAEQKQKAENFWRGDTSSDQLVLGKQDMGWPFQADGQEGPLGWLLGNLWNAGLFCLFLVFELLRQNMQHEPAFDSSSDEEEEEVRVVPVTSYNWLTDFPSREALESFYKHYVQNVTRDLSCTCEFVESFVDDLIEACRVLSRREAHPQLEDCLGIGAAFEKWGTLHETQEFDILVPIVPPQGTMFVLEMRDPTLGRRCGSVLVESECVCKREKILGDVLCLVHHHRDRSALLSKCSSTIKVALCTGSHLDVCKTVQWFRNMMGNAWALVAHKYDFKLSLPPSTTSCKLRLDYRSGRFLSIHLVLGVQREDTLVYLVSQAPDQEQLTSVDWPESSAACEHLFLKLVGRFAPENTCHLKCLQIILSLRDLQSLPRGASRPILTSYHFKTALMHLLLRLPLTDWQHSMLSQRLQDILWFLGRGLQQRSLHHFLIGNTFLPLTIPIPKTFRNAEPVNLFQHLVLNPMAHSQAVEEFHNLLTQVKTLPCAPLAGAH; from the coding sequence ATGGCTGTGATAAGCCTTCTGTTCCTGGCAGTGATGTATGTTGTTCACCACCCCTTGATGGTCAGCGACCGGATGGACCTGGACACACTAGCCAGAAGTCGGCAGCTGGAGAAGCGGATGAGTGAGGAGATGCGCCAGTTGGAGCTAGAGTTTGAAGAGAGAAAGCGGGCAGCCGAGCagaagcagaaggcagagaaCTTCTGGAGAGGAGACACATCCAGTGACCAGTTAGTGTTGGGGAAGCAAGACATGGGGTGGCCATTCCAGGCTGATGGCCAGGAGGGGCCACTGGGCTGGCTGCTGGGAAACCTGTGGAATGCTGGcctcttctgcctttttctcGTCTTTGAGCTCCTGCGACAGAACATGCAGCATGAGCCGGCCTTTGATTCCAGCAgcgatgaggaggaggaggaagtccGTGTTGTGCCCGTCACCTCCTATAACTGGCTTACTGACTTCCCCTCGAGGGAGGCCCTGGAATCCTTTTACAAACACTACGTCCAGAATGTCACCCGTGATCTGTCCTGCACCTGCGAATTCGTAGAGAGCTTTGTGGATGACCTCATTGAGGCCTGTCGGGTGCTCAGCCGCCGGGAGGCTCACCCACAGCTGGAGGACTGCCTGGGCATCGGGGCTGCCTTTGAGAAATGGGGAACCCTTCACGAGACGCAGGAATTTGATATCCTGGTGCCCATTGTCCCTCCGCAGGGCACTATGTTTGTGCTGGAGATGAGGGATCCGACCCTAGGCCGCCGctgtggctctgtgctggtggagTCGGAATGTGTGTGCAAGCGTGAGAAGATTCTGGGGGACGTGCTGTGCCTGGTGCACCACCACAGGGATCGCTCGGCTCTCCTAAGCAAGTGTAGCAGCACCATCAAGGTGGCTCTCTGCACTGGCTCCCACCTGGACGTGTGCAAGACAGTACAGTGGTTCCGGAACATGATGGGCAATGCCTGGGCCCTTGTGGCCCACAAGTATGACTTTAAGCTCAGCCTCCCACCGTCTACCACCTCCTGCAAGCTCAGGCTGGACTACCGCTCAGGCCGCTTTCTCTCGATCCACTTGGTTCTGGGGGTGCAACGGGAAGACACGTTGGTCTACTTGGTGAGTCAGGCTCCTGACCAGGAACAGCTCACCAGTGTGGACTGGCCTGAGTCCTCTGCAGCCTGTGAACACTTGTTCCTGAAGCTGGTAGGGCGTTTTGCTCCGGAGAACACCTGCCACCTCAAGTGCCTCCAGATCATTTTAAGTCTCCGGGACCTTCAGAGCTTACCCCGGGGAGCATCTCGTCCTATCCTCACCTCTTACCACTTCAAAACGGCCCTCATGCACCTGTTGCTGCGGCTGCCCCTAACAGACTGGCAGCACAGCATGCTCTCCCAGCGGCTCCAGGACATCCTCTGGTTCTTGGGCCGTGGCCTCCAGCAACGGTCCCTCCATCATTTCCTCATTGGTAACACCTTCCTGCCCCTGACCATCCCGATCCCTAAGACATTTCGGAATGCCGAGCCTGTGAATCTCTTCCAACACCTAGTGCTAAACCCCATGGCACACTCACAGGCAGTGGAAGAATTCCACAACCTTCTGACCCAAGTGAAAACGCTGCCCTGTGCCCCATTGGCTGGGGCACATTAA
- the ITPRIPL1 gene encoding inositol 1,4,5-trisphosphate receptor-interacting protein-like 1 isoform X1, with protein sequence MTQGEQNEDCEVTEVGCYSWGPGVGCLARGKVLPRKIRTFCQWKALWDQQGTVPSWCPRWTDESDAEASMAVISLLFLAVMYVVHHPLMVSDRMDLDTLARSRQLEKRMSEEMRQLELEFEERKRAAEQKQKAENFWRGDTSSDQLVLGKQDMGWPFQADGQEGPLGWLLGNLWNAGLFCLFLVFELLRQNMQHEPAFDSSSDEEEEEVRVVPVTSYNWLTDFPSREALESFYKHYVQNVTRDLSCTCEFVESFVDDLIEACRVLSRREAHPQLEDCLGIGAAFEKWGTLHETQEFDILVPIVPPQGTMFVLEMRDPTLGRRCGSVLVESECVCKREKILGDVLCLVHHHRDRSALLSKCSSTIKVALCTGSHLDVCKTVQWFRNMMGNAWALVAHKYDFKLSLPPSTTSCKLRLDYRSGRFLSIHLVLGVQREDTLVYLVSQAPDQEQLTSVDWPESSAACEHLFLKLVGRFAPENTCHLKCLQIILSLRDLQSLPRGASRPILTSYHFKTALMHLLLRLPLTDWQHSMLSQRLQDILWFLGRGLQQRSLHHFLIGNTFLPLTIPIPKTFRNAEPVNLFQHLVLNPMAHSQAVEEFHNLLTQVKTLPCAPLAGAH encoded by the exons ATGACACAGGGTGAGCAGAATGAGGATTGTGAAGTCACAGAAGTGGGATGCTacagctgggggcctggggtTGGCTGCCTGGCAAGAGGAAAGGTGTTGCCCAGGAAGATCCGTACTTTCTGCCAGTGGAAGGCCCTCTGGGATCAGCAGGGCACGGTGCCTTCCTGGTGCCCACGGTGGACTGATGAGTCGG ATGCAGAGGCCTCCATGGCTGTGATAAGCCTTCTGTTCCTGGCAGTGATGTATGTTGTTCACCACCCCTTGATGGTCAGCGACCGGATGGACCTGGACACACTAGCCAGAAGTCGGCAGCTGGAGAAGCGGATGAGTGAGGAGATGCGCCAGTTGGAGCTAGAGTTTGAAGAGAGAAAGCGGGCAGCCGAGCagaagcagaaggcagagaaCTTCTGGAGAGGAGACACATCCAGTGACCAGTTAGTGTTGGGGAAGCAAGACATGGGGTGGCCATTCCAGGCTGATGGCCAGGAGGGGCCACTGGGCTGGCTGCTGGGAAACCTGTGGAATGCTGGcctcttctgcctttttctcGTCTTTGAGCTCCTGCGACAGAACATGCAGCATGAGCCGGCCTTTGATTCCAGCAgcgatgaggaggaggaggaagtccGTGTTGTGCCCGTCACCTCCTATAACTGGCTTACTGACTTCCCCTCGAGGGAGGCCCTGGAATCCTTTTACAAACACTACGTCCAGAATGTCACCCGTGATCTGTCCTGCACCTGCGAATTCGTAGAGAGCTTTGTGGATGACCTCATTGAGGCCTGTCGGGTGCTCAGCCGCCGGGAGGCTCACCCACAGCTGGAGGACTGCCTGGGCATCGGGGCTGCCTTTGAGAAATGGGGAACCCTTCACGAGACGCAGGAATTTGATATCCTGGTGCCCATTGTCCCTCCGCAGGGCACTATGTTTGTGCTGGAGATGAGGGATCCGACCCTAGGCCGCCGctgtggctctgtgctggtggagTCGGAATGTGTGTGCAAGCGTGAGAAGATTCTGGGGGACGTGCTGTGCCTGGTGCACCACCACAGGGATCGCTCGGCTCTCCTAAGCAAGTGTAGCAGCACCATCAAGGTGGCTCTCTGCACTGGCTCCCACCTGGACGTGTGCAAGACAGTACAGTGGTTCCGGAACATGATGGGCAATGCCTGGGCCCTTGTGGCCCACAAGTATGACTTTAAGCTCAGCCTCCCACCGTCTACCACCTCCTGCAAGCTCAGGCTGGACTACCGCTCAGGCCGCTTTCTCTCGATCCACTTGGTTCTGGGGGTGCAACGGGAAGACACGTTGGTCTACTTGGTGAGTCAGGCTCCTGACCAGGAACAGCTCACCAGTGTGGACTGGCCTGAGTCCTCTGCAGCCTGTGAACACTTGTTCCTGAAGCTGGTAGGGCGTTTTGCTCCGGAGAACACCTGCCACCTCAAGTGCCTCCAGATCATTTTAAGTCTCCGGGACCTTCAGAGCTTACCCCGGGGAGCATCTCGTCCTATCCTCACCTCTTACCACTTCAAAACGGCCCTCATGCACCTGTTGCTGCGGCTGCCCCTAACAGACTGGCAGCACAGCATGCTCTCCCAGCGGCTCCAGGACATCCTCTGGTTCTTGGGCCGTGGCCTCCAGCAACGGTCCCTCCATCATTTCCTCATTGGTAACACCTTCCTGCCCCTGACCATCCCGATCCCTAAGACATTTCGGAATGCCGAGCCTGTGAATCTCTTCCAACACCTAGTGCTAAACCCCATGGCACACTCACAGGCAGTGGAAGAATTCCACAACCTTCTGACCCAAGTGAAAACGCTGCCCTGTGCCCCATTGGCTGGGGCACATTAA